In Paroedura picta isolate Pp20150507F chromosome 12, Ppicta_v3.0, whole genome shotgun sequence, one DNA window encodes the following:
- the PBDC1 gene encoding protein PBDC1 isoform X1 translates to MAAYAGGGLSAVEVREAAAALSLPAEAFGNDPAVEMLWAMKAHQHAEVYGNLISAVDPKFLKLTKADDQIYTEFRKSFKDLKIDVLDPEDLKSEPAKEKWRPFCLQFDGVVEDFNYGTLLRLDCSKGYTEENTLLATRIQFFAIEIARNREGCNSVVYNRAKEASSSQEQVSSGWSSS, encoded by the exons ATGGCGGCATACGCGGGAGGTGGGCTGAGCGCCGTG GAGGTCCGGGAAGCCGCCGCGGCGCTCTCGTTGCCGGCCGAGGCCTTCGGGAACGAT CCCGCCGTGGAGATGCTGTGGGCCATGAAGGCGCACCAACACGCCGAGGTCTACGGTAAC CTCATTTCTGCAGTTGATCCCAAGTTCCTGAAACTTACCAAAGCTGATGACCAAATTTACACAGAATTCAGGAAGAGCTTTAAAGACCTTAAAATCGATGTCCTTGATCCTGAGGATCTTAAATCTGAACCTGCCAAAGAG AAATGGCGCCCCTTCTGCTTACAGTTTGATGGGGTAGTTGAAGACTTTAACTATGGCACTCTCCTACGACTGGACTGCAGCAAAGGTTACACGGAAGAGAACACTCTACTAG CCACCAGGATCCAGTTCTTCGCCATCGAAATAGCCCGGAACCGAGAGGGCTGCAACAGTGTTGTTTACAACAGGGCCAAGGAAGCTAGTTCATCCCAAGAACAAGTTAGCTCTGG GTGGAGTTCTTCATAG
- the PBDC1 gene encoding protein PBDC1 isoform X2 has protein sequence MAAYAGGGLSAVEVREAAAALSLPAEAFGNDPAVEMLWAMKAHQHAEVYGNLISAVDPKFLKLTKADDQIYTEFRKSFKDLKIDVLDPEDLKSEPAKEFDGVVEDFNYGTLLRLDCSKGYTEENTLLATRIQFFAIEIARNREGCNSVVYNRAKEASSSQEQVSSGWSSS, from the exons ATGGCGGCATACGCGGGAGGTGGGCTGAGCGCCGTG GAGGTCCGGGAAGCCGCCGCGGCGCTCTCGTTGCCGGCCGAGGCCTTCGGGAACGAT CCCGCCGTGGAGATGCTGTGGGCCATGAAGGCGCACCAACACGCCGAGGTCTACGGTAAC CTCATTTCTGCAGTTGATCCCAAGTTCCTGAAACTTACCAAAGCTGATGACCAAATTTACACAGAATTCAGGAAGAGCTTTAAAGACCTTAAAATCGATGTCCTTGATCCTGAGGATCTTAAATCTGAACCTGCCAAAGAG TTTGATGGGGTAGTTGAAGACTTTAACTATGGCACTCTCCTACGACTGGACTGCAGCAAAGGTTACACGGAAGAGAACACTCTACTAG CCACCAGGATCCAGTTCTTCGCCATCGAAATAGCCCGGAACCGAGAGGGCTGCAACAGTGTTGTTTACAACAGGGCCAAGGAAGCTAGTTCATCCCAAGAACAAGTTAGCTCTGG GTGGAGTTCTTCATAG
- the FGF17 gene encoding fibroblast growth factor 17 isoform X3, with protein sequence MAAGKSPAGAGRRGPPETLPARRSEGDRQARPVRGLARGRAGGLPAYPSTPNRLAGALRERLGSRLSSSAIDRVSGRWFLHAAFVYQKESQNGLQAPGDLQGGTSVECHAMEATFQVFSRSIDLCRLEMSNNPRGSPGPTWRLASLLEVRFWCSEGRDRSHQMFPAANSFLSNPALHVIIPMTLQLCFRSQDMKSQGGESIVS encoded by the exons ATGGCGGCGGGAAAGAGTCCCGCGGGGGCTGGGCGGAGGGGCCCTCCAGAGACCCTGCCGGCCCGTCGGTCTGAGGGGGACAGACAGGCGAGGCCTGTGAGGGGCCTGGCGAGAGGGAGAGCGGGCGGCCTGCCTGCCTACCCTTCGACGCCTAACAGGCTGGCAGGGGCGCTGAGGGAACGGCTGGGGAGCCGTCTCTCCTCCTCGGCCATCGACCGGGTATCTGGgcgttggttcttacatgccgcttttgtctaccagaaggagtctcaaaacggcttgcaAGCGCCTGGAGActtgcagggagggacctcagtggagtgtcaTGCGATGGAGGCCACCTTCCAAGTTTTCTCCAGGAGCATTGATCTCtgccgcctggagatgagcaataatccccgggggtccccaggtcccacctggaggctggcatccctcctggAAGTGAGATTTTGGTGCAGTGAGGGGCGAGATCGAAGCCACCAG ATGTTTCCAGCTGCTAATTCTTTCCTGTCAAACCCAG CGCTACATGTGATCATCCCTATGACTCTGCAGCTCTGCTTTAGGTCTCAGGACATGAAATCCCAAG GGGGAGAATCAATCGTCTCCTAA
- the FGF17 gene encoding fibroblast growth factor 17 isoform X1, translating to MLPLSLQMFSICFQLLILSCQTQGENQSSPNFNQYVRDQGAMTDQLSRRQIREYQLYSRTSGKHVQVNGKRIIATAEDGNKFAKLIVETDTFGSRVRIKGAESETYICMNKKGKLIGKMNGESKDCVFTEIVLENNYTAFQNARHEGWCMAFTRKGRPRKASRSRQNQREAHFIKRLYQGQLPFPNNPQRQKQFEFVSSSSPTRRTKRTRGSRTQA from the exons ATGCTGCCTTTAAGCCTTCAAATGTTTTCCAT ATGTTTCCAGCTGCTAATTCTTTCCTGTCAAACCCAG GGGGAGAATCAATCGTCTCCTAATTTTAACCAGTACGTGAGGGACCAGGGCGCCATGACAGACCAGCTGAGTCGGAGGCAGATCAGGGAGTACCAGCTGTACAGCCGGACCAGTGGGAAGCATGTCCAGGTGAACGGCAAACGGATCATTGCCACTGCTGAAGATGGCAACAAGTTCG CAAAGCTGATTGTTGAAACAGACACCTTTGGGAGTCGAGTGCGCATCAAAGGAGCTGAGAGTGAGACATACATCTGCATGAACAAGAAAGGAAAGCTCATTGGCAAA ATGAACGGTGAGAGCAAGGACTGCGTCTTCACTGAGATTGTTCTGGAGAACAACTACACCGCCTTCCAGAACGCCCGTCACGAGGGCTGGTGCATGGCCTTCACGCGCAAGGGCCGGCCCCGCAAGGCCTCCCGGAGCCGTCAGAACCAGCGTGAGGCGCACTTCATCAAGCGCCTCTACCAAGGCCAGTTGCCGTTCCCCAACAATCCCCAGCGCCAGAAGCAGTTTGAGTTTGTGAGTTCTTCCTCCCCAACTCGCAGGACAAAGCGCACCCGCGGATCCCGTACTCAAGCTTGA
- the FGF17 gene encoding fibroblast growth factor 17 isoform X2, translated as MLPLSLQMFSICFQLLILSCQTQYVRDQGAMTDQLSRRQIREYQLYSRTSGKHVQVNGKRIIATAEDGNKFAKLIVETDTFGSRVRIKGAESETYICMNKKGKLIGKMNGESKDCVFTEIVLENNYTAFQNARHEGWCMAFTRKGRPRKASRSRQNQREAHFIKRLYQGQLPFPNNPQRQKQFEFVSSSSPTRRTKRTRGSRTQA; from the exons ATGCTGCCTTTAAGCCTTCAAATGTTTTCCAT ATGTTTCCAGCTGCTAATTCTTTCCTGTCAAACCCAG TACGTGAGGGACCAGGGCGCCATGACAGACCAGCTGAGTCGGAGGCAGATCAGGGAGTACCAGCTGTACAGCCGGACCAGTGGGAAGCATGTCCAGGTGAACGGCAAACGGATCATTGCCACTGCTGAAGATGGCAACAAGTTCG CAAAGCTGATTGTTGAAACAGACACCTTTGGGAGTCGAGTGCGCATCAAAGGAGCTGAGAGTGAGACATACATCTGCATGAACAAGAAAGGAAAGCTCATTGGCAAA ATGAACGGTGAGAGCAAGGACTGCGTCTTCACTGAGATTGTTCTGGAGAACAACTACACCGCCTTCCAGAACGCCCGTCACGAGGGCTGGTGCATGGCCTTCACGCGCAAGGGCCGGCCCCGCAAGGCCTCCCGGAGCCGTCAGAACCAGCGTGAGGCGCACTTCATCAAGCGCCTCTACCAAGGCCAGTTGCCGTTCCCCAACAATCCCCAGCGCCAGAAGCAGTTTGAGTTTGTGAGTTCTTCCTCCCCAACTCGCAGGACAAAGCGCACCCGCGGATCCCGTACTCAAGCTTGA
- the FGF17 gene encoding fibroblast growth factor 17 isoform X4 produces the protein MTDQLSRRQIREYQLYSRTSGKHVQVNGKRIIATAEDGNKFAKLIVETDTFGSRVRIKGAESETYICMNKKGKLIGKMNGESKDCVFTEIVLENNYTAFQNARHEGWCMAFTRKGRPRKASRSRQNQREAHFIKRLYQGQLPFPNNPQRQKQFEFVSSSSPTRRTKRTRGSRTQA, from the exons ATGACAGACCAGCTGAGTCGGAGGCAGATCAGGGAGTACCAGCTGTACAGCCGGACCAGTGGGAAGCATGTCCAGGTGAACGGCAAACGGATCATTGCCACTGCTGAAGATGGCAACAAGTTCG CAAAGCTGATTGTTGAAACAGACACCTTTGGGAGTCGAGTGCGCATCAAAGGAGCTGAGAGTGAGACATACATCTGCATGAACAAGAAAGGAAAGCTCATTGGCAAA ATGAACGGTGAGAGCAAGGACTGCGTCTTCACTGAGATTGTTCTGGAGAACAACTACACCGCCTTCCAGAACGCCCGTCACGAGGGCTGGTGCATGGCCTTCACGCGCAAGGGCCGGCCCCGCAAGGCCTCCCGGAGCCGTCAGAACCAGCGTGAGGCGCACTTCATCAAGCGCCTCTACCAAGGCCAGTTGCCGTTCCCCAACAATCCCCAGCGCCAGAAGCAGTTTGAGTTTGTGAGTTCTTCCTCCCCAACTCGCAGGACAAAGCGCACCCGCGGATCCCGTACTCAAGCTTGA